The following nucleotide sequence is from Streptomyces bathyalis.
ACTCGGCCTTCCCCGGTCCCTCCTCGACGAAGCTGCGCATGCCCGTGGCCCGGTCCTCCGTCGCGAACAGGCCCGCGAACCAGTTGCGTTCGACGGCGAGCCCCGAGTCGATGTCCGTCTCCAGGCCGACGTCGACGGACTCCTTCGCGGCACGCAGCGCGATCGCCGGGCCCTTGGCGAGCTGCGCCGCCCACGCCCGCGCCTGCTCGTAGACCTCCTCGTCCGGCACGACCCGGTCCACGAGCCCGATCTCCAGCGCCTCGGGCGCCTTGACCTGCCGGCCGGTGAAGATGAGGTCCTTGGCCTTCGCCGGGCCGACGAGCCGCGCCAGCCGCTGCGTCCCGCCCGCTCCCGGAATCAGCCCGAGCAGGATCTCCGGCTGCCCGAGCTTGGCGCGCTCCCCCGCGATGCGGATGTCCGCGCAGAGCGCCAACTCGCAGCCGCCGCCGAGCGCGTAGCCGGTGACGGCCGCGACCACGGGCTTGGGGATGCGGGCCACCGCGGTGAAGGAGTCCTGCAGCGCCTTGCAGCGCTTCACCATGGCCGTGTGGTCCATGGCCTGCATCTCCTTGATGTCCGCTCCCGCGGCGAAGACCTTCTCACCGCCGTAGATCACGACGGCGCGCACGTCGTCGCGTGCGGTCGCCTCCTCGGCGAGTTCACGCAGCCGGTCCTGGGTGGCGACGTCCAGCGCGTTCATCGGGGGACGGTCGAGGCGCAGCGTGCCCACGCCTTCGGCGACTTCGAGATTCACAGTCATGGGGGAAGGTTAACGGCCGTTACGCGCGAGGCCGATGGTGCGGCCGTGCCCGGCCGCACCATCGCAATTCCCGGACCGCTTGCGCGAGGAAGCGGACCTACTTCTGCGGGGCCTTCCACTCGTCCCAGTCCATGTTCCAGCCGTTGAGGCCGTTGTCCGGCTGGATGGTCTTGTCCTTGGAGTTCTTGATCTCCACGACGTCGCCGATCATCGACTCCTTGAAGAACCAGGCTCCCGGCGTGGACTTGTCGTCGCCGCCCTTCTTGTCGAAGAGCCCGACGCAGCCGTGGCTCGCGTTCACCGAGCCGAACTGCCCCTGATTGAGCCAGTAGTTGCCGTGGATGAAGGTCCCGGAGGTGGACAGGCGCATCGCGTGCGGCACGTCCTTGATGTCGTACCCGCCGGCTTCCTCCTTGCGCCCGAAGCCCACGGTCCGGCCGTCCATCCGCGTCACCTTGTGGCGCTCGCTTATCACCATGCGGCCGTTGTACGTGGGGTTCTCGGGGCTGCCGGAGCTGATGTCGATCGTCCTGAGCTTCTCGCCGTCGCGGGTCACCTTCATCTTCTTCGACTTGGCGTCGACGACGCTGACCTGGCTCCGGCCGATGGTGAAGTTCACGGACTTGTCCTGCTCGCCGTAGACACCGTCGTAGCCCTCGACGCCGTCGAGATCCAGATCGAGTTCGACCTTCGTGCCGGCCTTCCAGTATTCCTCGGGGCGGAAGTCCAGGCGGTTGTTCCCGAACCAGTGGCCTTCGACGTCGGCCTCGGGGTCCGCGGTGACGGAGATCGCCTTCTCGACGGCCTCCCGGTCCTTGATCGCGTGGTTGAAGTTGATCGAGACCGGCATTCCGACGCCGACCTTGTCGCCGTCCTCAGGGGTGAAGCGGCCTATGAAGGTGCTGTCGGGGGTCAGCGTGGTGAACTTGGCCCGCTCGGTGGCCTTGCGGCCCTCGGAGTCCTTGGCGTGGGCCTCGACCGTGTACTTCGTCTTCGTCGTCAGGTGCTTCGCGGGGGCCCAGCTCTTGCCGCCCTTGGCGATCTTCCCCTCGACGGCCTTGCCGTCCTCGTCCTTGACGTCCACCTTGACGAGCTGGCCCTTGGCCGCGGTGACCTTGAGGGCGTCCTGCGTTCCGACGCCGTCCGCGCCGTTCTTGGGTGATATCTCGACGACGGCCCGGGACTTCTTCGACTTCTCGCCCCCCGCTCCCTCGTCGCCGACTCCCCCGCCGGCGCCGCCGCAGGTCGTCAGCGTCAGCAGCAGCACCACCGCGAGCACGACCAGGCCCACGGCGGACCCGCCTATGACCTGCGTCCTGGTGTCCCCCCGTATCGCCTCCGGGCTGAACTTCGCCTTCGCATCCCTGGCGACGGTCTTCAGATCCACAGCGGGCTACTCCCCTCGCACGGCTGCCTACACCATCGTGAGGGTCCCGAACGGAAAACACGACAGTGCAGGCGCTAGATAATCACACCGAGATGGAGAAGGAATCCCCGAAACTGTCACCGTTCCGTCGCGATTTCCCCCGGGCGATCCGGGCACCGGACGGGCCGTCCGGCGGGGCCTACGAGGGACTTCAGGTCAGGGCCGATCCGGCCGTCCACGCGGACCAGGGCATGTTCCATCCACTGAGGCCGTTGTCGGGCGCGACCACGCGCTCTCCGGAGTTCCTCACGGTGACCACGTCACCGATCAGGGAGTTGCGGAAGAACGTACCGGCCGGGCTGAACGGGTCGCCGCCCTTCTTGTCCCGCAACCCGATGCATCCGTGGCTGACATTCTCCCTGCCGAACGTCCGCTTGGGCGCCCAGTAGTTGCCGTGCAGGAAGGTGCCGCTCTCCGTCAGGCGCATCGCGTGCGGCACGTCGTCGATGTCGTACTCGCCGCCGAAGCCGACGGTCCTCGCGTTCATGCGGGTCACCTCGAACTTCTCGCTGACGACCATGTCCCCCGTGTACGTGGGGTTCTTCTCCGACCCCGTCGTGACGGGCACCTGGCTGACGATCTCGCCGTTCTGCCTGACCGTCATCGTGTGGCTGCGGGCGTCCACCACGCTGTGCTGGTCCCGGCCGACCGTGAAGTGGACGCGCTTGCTCTGCACCCCGTACACGTCCGGAGCGCCGCGCACACCGCGCAGCCGCAGATCCAGCGTGACGCGCGTGCCCGGCACCCAGCGCTCCTCGGGCCGGAAGTCCAGACGGGTGGCGCCGAACCAGTGCGGCGCCACCTTCACCTGCGGGCTCGCGGAGACGCGGATGCCGCGCTCGACGGCCTCGCGGTCGGTGATCGGACGGTTGAACCTGATCGAGAGGATCATCCCGGTGCCCACCGTCTGCCGGTGCTCGGGCGTGAAGAAGCCGATGAAGCGCCGCGGCTGGGCCTTCGTGGTGAAGGTGGTGTGCCGCGCTGCCCGCCGCCCCTCGTCGTCCAGTGCGGAGACGTCGACCCGGTACTTGCTGCCGAGCACGAGTTCACGTGCCTGCTCGGCGGGCCGCCAGGTGCGCCCGTCGGGCGAGATGCTGCCCGGGACCTCCCGCCCCGCGCCCCGGCTCCTTCGGGTGACTTGCACCTTCTCCAGCCGGCCCTCCGTCGCCGTCACCCGCAGCGGGCTGCCGGCCGTCACATCCCTCGCGCCGTCCCGAGGCGTCACCTCGATCAGCTGCGCGGGAGTCTGCGGTTCGACCAACGCGCCGCAGCCCGACAGCAGCGCGCCCATCACGCACAGCACCGCCAGTGAGCACTTCAGCGCGCTGTTCCTCATCAGCAGACCCTTCCAGCCCGAGTGTTCCGTCCGCCCCGCCCGATCCATGTCCGCACTCCCCGTGAAGCTCATCCGTACGGGGACCAACGACCCGCTGCCGGAGGGGATACGAGTCGGTCACGCACGGTGTTCGAGTTGTCCCGTAGAGGAAGCATCGCGGGCGGACCACCGACGTGCGAGCACCGACTCGGCGGGAAAAAAGCAGATGAAGGGTGCAACCATCCCGCCGTAGTCTCAGGCCGGTGACGACCGGGACGGGGACGACCAGCGGGACGGCCGGCAACACGACCGGCAGCGGCGCCGGAACGACGGCCGGGAGGACGGACGGAGAGGCGGCGGCCGTACGCAGCCGTTCGGCGGTGCGTTCGCTGCTCCGGCTGTGGCCGTACGTACGGCCGGTGCGGGCGCGGATGTTCGGCGCCGCCTTCGTTGCCGTTCTCGCCTCGTGCACCGGTCTGGTCATCCCGCTCGTGCTGAAGTGGATCGTCGACGGGCCCGTGGCCGAGCGTGACACCGCCGGCGTGTGGACGGGCGGTGCGCTGCTGCTGGGCATCGGAGTACTCGAGGCCGGACTGTTCGCGCTGCGGCGGTGGCTGAGCGCCCGCCCCCTGGCGGGGGTGGAGGCGGCCATGCGCGCCGACATCTACAGGCATCTGCAGCGCCTGCCGGTCTCCTTCCACGACCGCTGGCCCAGCGGCCAGTTGCTCTCGCGTGCGACGACCGACCTCGAACTTCTGCGCAGGTTCCTCTCCTTCGGCGTGACGTTCCTGCTCGTCAACGCGGTGACGGTGATGGTCGGTTGCGTCATCCTGATCTCGCAGCGGTGGACGCTGGGCCTCGTGGTCCTCGGCCCCTTCGTGCCGCTCGTCTGGCTGTGCGCGGTGTTCGAGTACCGCTACTCGCACGCCGCGCGCCGGGCGCAGGACCAGATCGGTGACCTGACGACGCTCGTCGAGGAGGCGGTCCTCGGGATCCGTGTCATCAAGGGGTTCGGGCGGCACCGCAGCCAGGCCCGCGCGTTCCGCGCACTCTCGGAACGGCTGCTCGGCACGGAGCTGGAGAAGGCGGGGCTGCTGGCCCGCATCTGGGCGGTGATCATGCTGCTGCCGGAGCTCGCCATCGGGGCGGCACTTGTGCTCGGCACCCTTCAGGTGGCCCATGGCGAGCTCTCCGCCGGCACACTCGTCGCGTTCCTGTCCACGGCGCTGGCTCTGCGGTGGCCCGTGGAGTCGACCGGGTTCCTGCTCGCGCTGAGCAACGAGTCGGCGACGGCGACCGACCGGTTCTTCGAGGTCCTCGACGAGCCGCAGCCCGCGGACGTGCTCAGCAGGACCGGTCCGGAGCCCGGCCCCCGGGGCAGCCCAGCACGCGCGGGCGGGCCAACGCCCGCCGGCGGACTGCGTTTCAGCGGCGTCGTCTTCCGCTACCCCGACGCGCCCGAAGATGCACCGCCCGTACTGGACGGGGTCGATCTGCACGTGCGCCCCGGCGAGACGATGGCCCTCGTCGGCGCGACGGGAAGCGGCAAGACGACCCTGACGGCGCTCGTGCCGCGTCTGCACGAGGTGACGGCCGGTCACATCACCCTGGACGGCGAGGACATCGGCACCCTCCGCCGCGCCGAGCTGCGCTCACGGGTCGCCGTGGCCTTCGAAGAGCCGACGCTCTTCTCCGCGACCGTCGCGGAGAACGTGCTGATGGGCGCGGACGACCCGGCCCACGCCGCGATGCCCCTGCCCCGGTCGCGATCCGGCGCCGAAGCCACCAGGGACGGCGCTCCCGGCCCTCCCGCACCGGAGTCCGGCCCCCTGAAGCACGGCGCACCGCCGCCGCAGCCGGAACACGCCGCGCCCGAGCACCGTGCGGACGAGCGGTCCGGGCTCGACCGTGCGCTGCGCGTCGCGCAGGCGGACGGCTTCGTCGGCGCCCTGCCGCACGGCTCCGGGACCCAGGTCGGCGAACAGGGGCTGAGCCTGTCCGGCGGGCAGCGGCAGCGTCTCGCCCTGGCGCGCGCCGTGGTGGGCCGGCCTTCCTTCCTCGTACTGGACGATCCGCTCTCCGCCCTCGATGTGCACACGGAGGCCGCCGTCGAGGCCGCCCTGCGCGAGGTGCTGGCCTCGACCACCGCGCTCGTCGTCGCACACCGGCCCTCGACGGTGCTGCTGGCGGACCGCGTGGCGCTGCTGTCGGGCGGACGCATCGCGGCCGTCGGCACGCATCACGAACTGCTCAGGAGCAGCGCCGAGTACCGCCGCCTGATGTCCGGCGAGAGCAACGAGCCTGAGGAGGAGCGGAGTTGACCAGCACCGCCGAAACGGCAGCCGCCACGCCCGGCACCGCGGAGGAACCCGGGCCCGAACAGCCGCCCGCACCCGACCCGTTCGACCGGGACGTCCTGCCCGCGCCGCCTCACGCCGCACGCACGCTGCTCGGCTCGCTGCTGCGCCCGCACAAGCCGCGCGTCGCCGGCGCGGCCCTGCTGCTGCTCCTCCAGCAGGCGGCGGTGCAGGCGGGCCCGCTCCTCGTGGCCTTCGCGATCGACCACGCGGTCCCGGCGCTGCGGGGCGAGGGCGATGGGGGCGGCGGTCAGGGGCTGCTCGTCGCGGTCGGGCTCGCCTACCTGCTCTGCGCACTCGCCTCCGGCGGGCTCCAGTACGCCTTCATCGTCGCCGCCGCCCGCATCAACCAGCGTGTGCTGCTGGAGCTGCGCGGGCGGATCTACCGGCACGCACAGGCACTCGACGTCGACTTCCACGACCCCTACACCTCCGGACGCCTGATCTCCCGCTCCACGACGGACGTCGGCTCGCTGCGCGAACTGCTCGACGAGGGGCTGCAGGAACTGCTGGCCGTCATCGTCTCCGTCGTCTACATCGTCCTGACGCTTCTCTGGCTGGATCCCGGTCTCGGCGCCGCGGCGCTGGGCAGCTTCGTCCCGCTGGCGCTGCTGGTGCAGAACTTCCGGCAGCGCTCCGCGCGCGTCTACCGCAGCCGCTCCACGGCGATGGCGGCGGTGATCGTGAAGTTCACCGAGACCGTCGGCGGAATCCGTGCCGTGCAGACCTTCCGCCGCGAGCGCGCGAACGACGAGGAGTTCGCGCGGCTCAACGGACGTCATCTGAAGATGAACGGCGACTCCCTGCTTGAGATGGCGCGTTACGTCGTCACCTCGCGGCTCACCGCGAACACCGCCGTCGCGGTCATCGTGCTGTGGGGCGCCTACCGCGTAGCGGCCGGGGATCTCGCGCTCGGCGTGCTGGCCGCCGCCGCGCTCTATCTGCGCAGGCTGTACGAGCCGATCGACCACCTCGGGATGTTCCTCAACTCCTACCAGTCGGCGGCGGCTTCGCTGGAGAAGATCGCGGGTCTCCTCGCCCAGCGCCCGTCCGTTCCGGAGCCGGGCTCGCCGCAGGCCCTTCCGCCGCGTGCCGACGGCCGTGCCGGCCGCGAAGTCGTCTTCGACTCCGTCTCGTTCGGCTACCGCACGGGCGGCGAGGTGCTGCCGCCCTTCGGGCTGACGCTCCACTCGGGGCGCACGGTGGCGCTGGTGGGTGCCACCGGGGCGGGCAAGTCCACGCTCGTGAAGCTGCTGGCCCGCTTCTACGACCCCACGCGCGGCCGGGTGCTGCTCGACGGCGTGGACCTGCGCGACGTGGAGGGCGCCGAACTGCGGCGCAGCGTCGTCACGGTCACGCAGGAGGCGTTTCTCTTCTCCGGCACGGTCGCGGAGAACATCGCCATCGGCCGGCCGGACGCGACCCATGCGGAGATCGAGAATGCCGCGAAGGCCCTGGGCGCGCACGACTTCATCAGCGAGCTCCCCGAGGGCTACGACACGGACGTACGCAAGCGGGGTGGCCGGATCTCGGCGGGGCAGCGGCAACTCGTGGCCTTCGCCCGGGCCCTGCTCGCTGATCCGGCCGTGCTGATCCTGGACGAGGCGACTTCATCTCTGGACATTCCGGGCGAACAGGCCGTGCAGCAGGCGATGATGACGGTGCTTCGGGGACGCACGGCGGTGGTCATCGCCCACCGGCTCTCGACGGTCGAGATCGCGGACCGGGTGCTCGTGATGGAGGACGGCCGGCTGGTGGAGGACGGCACTCCGGCCCAACTGATCGCCGGCGAGGGAAGATTCGCGGGTCTTCACAGCGCCTGGCGCGACAGTCTGGTCCAGGCACCCGTACCCCACCGTGACCAGCGGTGAAGCCCAACCACACCCGTATCAGCGTCCGTTATCCGGTGAATCGATGGTCA
It contains:
- a CDS encoding enoyl-CoA hydratase/isomerase family protein, with the protein product MTVNLEVAEGVGTLRLDRPPMNALDVATQDRLRELAEEATARDDVRAVVIYGGEKVFAAGADIKEMQAMDHTAMVKRCKALQDSFTAVARIPKPVVAAVTGYALGGGCELALCADIRIAGERAKLGQPEILLGLIPGAGGTQRLARLVGPAKAKDLIFTGRQVKAPEALEIGLVDRVVPDEEVYEQARAWAAQLAKGPAIALRAAKESVDVGLETDIDSGLAVERNWFAGLFATEDRATGMRSFVEEGPGKAEFG
- a CDS encoding L,D-transpeptidase translates to MRGDTRTQVIGGSAVGLVVLAVVLLLTLTTCGGAGGGVGDEGAGGEKSKKSRAVVEISPKNGADGVGTQDALKVTAAKGQLVKVDVKDEDGKAVEGKIAKGGKSWAPAKHLTTKTKYTVEAHAKDSEGRKATERAKFTTLTPDSTFIGRFTPEDGDKVGVGMPVSINFNHAIKDREAVEKAISVTADPEADVEGHWFGNNRLDFRPEEYWKAGTKVELDLDLDGVEGYDGVYGEQDKSVNFTIGRSQVSVVDAKSKKMKVTRDGEKLRTIDISSGSPENPTYNGRMVISERHKVTRMDGRTVGFGRKEEAGGYDIKDVPHAMRLSTSGTFIHGNYWLNQGQFGSVNASHGCVGLFDKKGGDDKSTPGAWFFKESMIGDVVEIKNSKDKTIQPDNGLNGWNMDWDEWKAPQK
- a CDS encoding L,D-transpeptidase yields the protein MDRAGRTEHSGWKGLLMRNSALKCSLAVLCVMGALLSGCGALVEPQTPAQLIEVTPRDGARDVTAGSPLRVTATEGRLEKVQVTRRSRGAGREVPGSISPDGRTWRPAEQARELVLGSKYRVDVSALDDEGRRAARHTTFTTKAQPRRFIGFFTPEHRQTVGTGMILSIRFNRPITDREAVERGIRVSASPQVKVAPHWFGATRLDFRPEERWVPGTRVTLDLRLRGVRGAPDVYGVQSKRVHFTVGRDQHSVVDARSHTMTVRQNGEIVSQVPVTTGSEKNPTYTGDMVVSEKFEVTRMNARTVGFGGEYDIDDVPHAMRLTESGTFLHGNYWAPKRTFGRENVSHGCIGLRDKKGGDPFSPAGTFFRNSLIGDVVTVRNSGERVVAPDNGLSGWNMPWSAWTAGSALT
- a CDS encoding ABC transporter ATP-binding protein, which translates into the protein MFGAAFVAVLASCTGLVIPLVLKWIVDGPVAERDTAGVWTGGALLLGIGVLEAGLFALRRWLSARPLAGVEAAMRADIYRHLQRLPVSFHDRWPSGQLLSRATTDLELLRRFLSFGVTFLLVNAVTVMVGCVILISQRWTLGLVVLGPFVPLVWLCAVFEYRYSHAARRAQDQIGDLTTLVEEAVLGIRVIKGFGRHRSQARAFRALSERLLGTELEKAGLLARIWAVIMLLPELAIGAALVLGTLQVAHGELSAGTLVAFLSTALALRWPVESTGFLLALSNESATATDRFFEVLDEPQPADVLSRTGPEPGPRGSPARAGGPTPAGGLRFSGVVFRYPDAPEDAPPVLDGVDLHVRPGETMALVGATGSGKTTLTALVPRLHEVTAGHITLDGEDIGTLRRAELRSRVAVAFEEPTLFSATVAENVLMGADDPAHAAMPLPRSRSGAEATRDGAPGPPAPESGPLKHGAPPPQPEHAAPEHRADERSGLDRALRVAQADGFVGALPHGSGTQVGEQGLSLSGGQRQRLALARAVVGRPSFLVLDDPLSALDVHTEAAVEAALREVLASTTALVVAHRPSTVLLADRVALLSGGRIAAVGTHHELLRSSAEYRRLMSGESNEPEEERS
- a CDS encoding ABC transporter ATP-binding protein, whose amino-acid sequence is MTSTAETAAATPGTAEEPGPEQPPAPDPFDRDVLPAPPHAARTLLGSLLRPHKPRVAGAALLLLLQQAAVQAGPLLVAFAIDHAVPALRGEGDGGGGQGLLVAVGLAYLLCALASGGLQYAFIVAAARINQRVLLELRGRIYRHAQALDVDFHDPYTSGRLISRSTTDVGSLRELLDEGLQELLAVIVSVVYIVLTLLWLDPGLGAAALGSFVPLALLVQNFRQRSARVYRSRSTAMAAVIVKFTETVGGIRAVQTFRRERANDEEFARLNGRHLKMNGDSLLEMARYVVTSRLTANTAVAVIVLWGAYRVAAGDLALGVLAAAALYLRRLYEPIDHLGMFLNSYQSAAASLEKIAGLLAQRPSVPEPGSPQALPPRADGRAGREVVFDSVSFGYRTGGEVLPPFGLTLHSGRTVALVGATGAGKSTLVKLLARFYDPTRGRVLLDGVDLRDVEGAELRRSVVTVTQEAFLFSGTVAENIAIGRPDATHAEIENAAKALGAHDFISELPEGYDTDVRKRGGRISAGQRQLVAFARALLADPAVLILDEATSSLDIPGEQAVQQAMMTVLRGRTAVVIAHRLSTVEIADRVLVMEDGRLVEDGTPAQLIAGEGRFAGLHSAWRDSLVQAPVPHRDQR